Proteins encoded in a region of the Larimichthys crocea isolate SSNF chromosome XVI, L_crocea_2.0, whole genome shotgun sequence genome:
- the lrrc3ca gene encoding leucine-rich repeat-containing protein 3B, whose protein sequence is MFLPADWLLRHSVVMCLLLHSLVLMTFCFHHAATSCSKSCYCSESETGGKTMRCSNLQLTEIPQDIPNDTRRIYMDFNLFTTVPMNAFAGLPHLVELDLSHNELSQLEPGAFRGLGSSLQFLDLSSNKLVNFNPEAFEGLRARANLTNNPWHCDCNLQMALPRVDLEPASLTGIMCQTSDPEEIGVQGLAFLLAPDIDLCVVMKRTTDVAMLIVMFGWFTMVISYLVYYVRANQEDARRHLEYLKSLPSRQGKSEESSTISTVV, encoded by the coding sequence ATGTTCCTACCTGCAGACTGGCTGCTGCGCCACTCGGTGGTcatgtgtttgctgctgcacaGCCTGGTGCTTATGACCTTCTGCTTTCACCATGCTGCCACCAGTTGCTCAAAGAGCTGTTACTGCTCTGAGAGCGAGACTGGCGGAAAGACGATGCGCTGCAGCAATCTACAGCTCACAGAAATCCCCCAGGATATCCCCAATGACACACGACGCATCTACATGGACTTCAACCTCTTCACCACAGTCCCAATGAATGCTTTTGCAGGTTTGCCCCACCTGGTTGAACTAGATCTGTCACATAATGAACTGAGCCAATTAGAACCAGGGGCATTCAGAGGATTGGGCTCTTCACTACAGTTCCTAGACCTTTCTTCAAACAAGTTAGTGAACTTTAACCCTGAGGCCTTCGAGGGCTTGCGGGCTCGCGCCAACCTAACAAACAACCCATGGCATTGTGACTGCAACTTGCAGATGGCTTTGCCCCGTGTGGACCTGGAGCCTGCTTCACTGACGGGCATCATGTGCCAGACTTCAGATCCTGAGGAAATAGGAGTTCAAGGACTTGCCTTCCTTTTGGCCCCAGACATAGACCTATGTGTCGTGATGAAGAGGACTACAGACGTGGCCATGCTGATCGTCATGTTCGGCTGGTTCACCATGGTCATCTCCTACCTGGTCTACTATGTCAGGGCTAATCAGGAGGATGCCCGCAGACATCTGGAGTATCTCAAGTCATTGCCCAGCAGGCAGGGCAAGTCAGAGGAATCTTCCACAATTAGTACTGTGGTATAG